The following proteins are encoded in a genomic region of Cryptomeria japonica chromosome 11, Sugi_1.0, whole genome shotgun sequence:
- the LOC131066436 gene encoding L-type lectin-domain containing receptor kinase V.9-like — protein sequence MTIRLKWCCMETLTLSHYGASHPFILLQAQNAGSSHALANFTSHLHFIISDINGRPSGGGLTFFMAPFDWEPTVDPSCQSLGLFNQTYDENISNQIVAVEFDTFQNFPFDMDDNHVGTDVNSVASKMNTSVSPRFLNNGLPWDAWVDYDGVAKKLQLYLVSSDDPAVSFGKPTTPILSYDIDLSQFLPQNITIGYPASPELDFMESH from the exons ATGACAATCAGATTGAAATGGTGCTGTATGGAAACGCTAACACTGTCTCATTACGGAGCATCACATCCATTTATTTTACTGCAAGCACAGAATGCGG GCTCTTCTCACGCTCTCGCCAATTTCACTTCCCACTTACACTTCATTATCTCTGACATAAATGGCAGACCGTCCGGGGGTGGACTGACCTTTTTCATGGCTCCTTTTGACTGGGAGCCGACTGTAGATCCCAGTTGTCAATCGCTTGGTCTCTTTAATCAGACATATGACGAAAATATCTCCAATCAAATTGTCGCTGTGGAGTTTGATACGTTCCAGAATTTTCCCTTCGATATGGACGACAACCATGTGGGAACCGATGTCAATAGCGTTGCTTCCAAGATGAACACATCTGTGAGCCCGCGTTTTCTCAATAATGGCCTCCCATGGGACGCATGGGTGGATTATGATGGCGTAGCTAAGAAGCTTCAACTATATCTTGTGTCTTCAGACGACCCTGCCGTTTCTTTTGGAAAGCCCACAACACCAATCTTGTCGTATGATATAGACCTCAGTCAGTTTCTTCCTCAGAACATCACCATTGGCTACCCTGCTTCTCCTGAGTTAGATTTCATGGAGTCTCACTAG